The Dendropsophus ebraccatus isolate aDenEbr1 chromosome 3, aDenEbr1.pat, whole genome shotgun sequence genome includes a region encoding these proteins:
- the SUGP1 gene encoding SURP and G-patch domain-containing protein 1, which yields MENKKPAGIGGRRFMSAPPKPTKPSTYIQYQEALIEKKKREIEARAQQQAKQSQKNIPVQGTGSAVASSSTSNKFANDGSFLQQFLKLQKEKMGTENSPACSSGSSSAPQKKPLLIGKRHGSSVESMLNQMKSSARTKQTPKLNRSTVFKSPEDDDDDEEDYEQWLEIKISPPEDSETRKVVEKLARFVAEGGRELEKMAMEDYKDNPSFGFLHDQNSREFLYYRKKIAEYRQDSQRQKSAPSKVPEDEETKMFAEKLARFVADGGPEVEAIALQNNRENPAFRFLYDTNGKGYQYYKMKVEEFRRAKKSSSDSHTLPDLKRKLASEAYPAVSEPPAPSFTVCTPPQHQYTEYAAAKKKRKSRWGPKEEKLDLPPVAVISETPNTSILTAQDLKGLGYENGKPVGLVGVTELSDAQKKQLKEQQEMQQMYDLIMKHKQAMQDMQLMWERAVKQHQHDYDSDEEVDGDLGTWEHQLRRMEMDKTREWAEQLTEMGRGKHFIGDFLPPDELEKFMETFKALKEGREPDYSEYKEFKLTVENIGYQMLMKMGWKEGDGLGSDGQGIKNPVNKGSTTVDGAGFGIDRPAELTKSDDEYEAFRKRMMLAYRFRPNPLNNPRRPYY from the exons GTATAGGTGGCAGGAGGTTTATGTCTGCCCCTCCAAAACCTACAAAGCCAAGTACATATATTCAGTATCAAGAGGCGCTTATTgaaaagaagaagagagaaaTTGAAGCCAGAGCACAACAACAAGCCAAGCAGTCTCAAAAGAACATCCCAGTTCAAGGAACGGG CTCTGCAGTTGCATCCTCCTCCACATCCAATAAATTTGCAAATGATGGCAGCTTTTTACAACAGTTCCTTAAGTTACAGAAAGAAAAGATGGGCACAG aaaattCTCCAGCATGTTCTAGCGGCAGCTCTTCAGCTCCCCAGAAGAAGCCTCTTCTAATAGGCAAGCGGCATGGATCCTCAGTGGAGAGTATGCTCAATCAAATGAAATCCTCTGCACGTACGAAACAAACTCCAAAGCTGAATCGTAGTACTGTCTTTAAGTCTCCtgaggatgatgatgacgatgaagaGGACTATGAGCAGTGGTTAGAAATAAAAA TTTCACCCCCAGAGGACTCAGAAACACGTAAAGTGGTAGAGAAGTTGGCTCGGTTTGTAGCTGAAGGGGGCAGAGAGCTAGAGAAAATGGCAATGGAAGATTACAAGGACAATCCATCTTTTGG ATTTCTGCATGATCAGAATAGCCGAGAGTTTCTGTATTACAGAAAGAAGATAGCGGAATATAGACAGGATAGTCAAAGACAGAAAAGTGCACCAAGTAAag TCCCAGAAGATGAAGAAACAAAGATGTTTGCAGAGAAGTTAGCTAGATTTGTGGCAGATGGTGGTCCTGAAGTTGAGGCCATTGCTCTCCAAAATAACAGAGAAAATCCTGCCTTTAG GTTTTTGTATGACACAAATGGCAAAGGGTATCAATATTATAAAATGAAGGTGGAAGAATTCAGACGAGCCAAGAAATCATCATCTGACAGTCATACCTTACCAGACCTTAAGCGTAAGTTAGCCTCAGAGGCCTATCCTGCAGTATCTGAGCCCCCTGCTCCCTCGTTCACTGTTTGCACACCACCACAGCATCAGTACACAGAGTATgcagctgcaaaaaaaaagagaaaaagtcgATGGGGGCCAAAGGAAGAAAAATTAGACTTGCCTCCTGTTGCTGTGATTAGTGAGACTCCCAATACCAGCATTCTGACAG CCCAGGATCTAAAAGGCTTAGGCTATGAGAATGGAAAACCAGTAGGATTGGTTGGAGTCACAGAATTATCCGATGCCCAGAAGAAACAATTAAAAGAACAGCAAGAG ATGCAGCAAATGTATGACTTGATTATGAAACACAAGCAGGCTATGCAGGATATGCAGCTCATGTGGGAAAGGGCTGTGAAACAACATCAGCATGACTATGATAGTGATGAAGAGGTTGATGGTGACCTAGGAACTTGGGAACACCAGTTGAGACGAATGGAAATGGACAAGACCAGGG AATGGGCAGAACAGCTGACTGAAATGGGTCGTGGTAAACATTTCATCGGTGATTTCTTGCCTCCAGATGAACTAGAGAAATTTATGGAAACATTTAAGGCTCTTAAG GAGGGTCGTGAACCTGACTATTCAGAATACAAAGAATTTAAGTTGACGGTAGAGAACATAGGATACCAAATGCTTATGAAGATGGGTTGGAAAGAAGGAGATGGGTTGGGTTCAGATGGCCAAGGAATTAAGAACCCTGTTAACAA AGGCTCAACCACAGTTGATGGGGCGGGTTTTGGCATAGATCGCCCAGCAGAGTTAACGAAAAGTGACGATGAATATGAAGCTTTTCGGAAGCGGATGATGCTGGCATATCGCTTCCGGCCAAATCCACTG